TATCTTCGCAAACTCTGTTTTTATATCTTCTACGCCATTATCGTTTACCTCAATACCGGGATCTTCATTCTCATTATCTTTTATTTTCCCTGCCCCTCCCCTCATTTTATCAATTAAATGCAGTTGGCTCACTTTGTGCTGACAGAAATACGCCAGCTCAAGCCTATAGTCGTCCATCGGATGGCCGGTAATATACATGCTCACCACATTTTTCTCATGTCGTAGTTTTTCCATTAAGCCCCACTCTTGGCATGGAGGAAGTGTTGGTTCTGGAATATCGGCATCACTTGTACCTCCAAATAGTGACATCGCTGCATTACTCTTATTGTATTGATAATCGTTCGTATATTTTATTAGGCGTTCTATACCATTATGCCCCATCCCTTCAGGCACATTAAAAAATTGGGATCTCGTCATACCAAAGCAATCAAAAGCACCGCTATATACTAAACTTTCGTACACCTTTTTATTAATGGTCCGCGGATTGCTCCGCCTTGCAAAATCTCCTATCGACTGATATTTTCCTTCCTCTCTATTACTAACAATGGTATCTACTGCGCCCGCTCCTACTCCTTTAACCGCTCCGATACCAAACCGTATAGCTCCCTGTTCGTTCACCGTAAATTTATAAAACGATTCATTCACATCTGGTCCCAACACTGTCAATCCCATCCGTTTACACTCTTCCATAAAGAATGAGATTTGCTTAATATCATTCATGTTATTGGATAATACAGCTGCCATATATTCAGCAGGGTAATGTGCCTTCAGATACGCCGTCTGATAAGCTACCCAAGCGTAACAGGTAGAATGCGATTTATTAAAGGCATAACTGGCAAAAGCTTCCCAATCTTTCCATATTTTTTCAAGCACTTTAGCGTCATGTCCGTTTTCTGCTGCCTGTTGCACAAATTTAGGTTTCATTTTGTCGAGTACGTCTCGCTGTTTCTTACCCATCGCTTTACGCAAAACATCGGCCTCACCTTTCGTGAAACCCGCTAGTTTTTGCGATAAAAGCATCACCTGCTCTTGATAAACGGTAATACCATAGGTTTCCTGCAAATACTCCTCGCAAGCCTCTAAATCATATGTAATAGGCTCTTCTCCATTTTTGCGACGGACGAAGCTAGGAATATATTCCAAAGGCCCTGGGCGATATAGAGCGTTCATCGCTATCAGGTCACCAAATACCGTTGGCTTAAGCTCCTTCATGTATTTTTGCATACCGGGCGACTCGTATTGGAAAATCCCAACCGTTTCTCCACGTTGAAAAAGTTCATAGGTCTTTATATCGTCTATCGGAAAATTATCGGGATCCAGTTCCACTCCTTTTGTATGTTTCACCAAACTAACGGTATCCTTTATCAAAGTAAGTGTCTTGAGTCCAAGAAAATCCATTTTTAGCAGACCTGCACTTTCCACCACGGAATTATCAAATTGCGTGACATACAACTCCGAGTCCTTTGCGGTAGATACCGGAACAAAATTGGTAATATCATCTGGTGTGATAATCACGCCACAAGCATGTATACCCGTGTTCCGAACGGAACCCTCCAGAGCTTTGGCCTGTCTAATGGTTTCTGCACCAACATCATTGCCGTTAGACAGATTAATAAGTTCCCGAACACCTTCCAACTCTTCTGTTCGTAAAGCACTTTTCAATGCTTGCGCATCCATGTTGAAAAGTTTATTAAGTTTGAGGTTAGGCACCAATTTAGCAATCTTGTCTGCCTCAAAGAGAGGTAAATCAAGTACTCTAGCGGTATCGCGTATAGATGACTTGGCGGCCATCGTACCATAAGTAATAATTTGAGCTACTTGATTCGCTCCATATTTATTGATCACGTAATCCATAACCCGTCCTCTGCCTTCGTCATCAAAATCAATATCGATATCGGGCATCGACACGCGGTCTGGATTCAGGAAACGCTCAAAAAGTAAATCATAGGCAATCGGATCAATATTGGTTATCCCTAAACAATAGGCAACAGCAGATCCAGCTGCTGACCCCCTACCGGGTCCCACGGAGACCCCAATATCCCGTGCCGCAGCTATAAAATCCTGCACGATCAAAAAATATCCCGGGTAACCCGTCTTTTCTATCGTCTGCAATTCAAAATCTAAGCGTTCCCGTATTTCCGGAGTAATTTTTTCATAACGCTTTTCTGCCCCCACATAGGTAAGATGACGTAAATACTTATTTTCACCGCGCTTACCACCGTCGTCGTTGTCTCCTTCTACCTGAAATTCTTCTGGTATATCAAATTTTGGCAGCAATACGTTCCGGTATAGCGAATATACTTCTACTTTATCGATGATTTCCTGAATGTTGGAAATAGCCTCAGGAATATCGGTAAAAAGTTTCTTCATGTCTTCTCCCGGTTTAAAAAAATACTCTTCATTGGGTAGACCATACCTAAAGCCTCTTCCTCTTCCTTTTGGCGTTGCCAGCTTTTCAGCATCCCTCACACACAACAAAATATCATGTGCATGAGCATCTTCCTTATTGATATAATAGGTATTATTTGTAGCCACCAGTTTCACCTGATGCTTTTTAGCCAACTCAATCAGGCTTGCATTTACTCTGTTCTCGTCCTCTTGGTTATGTCTCATCATCTCTATATAAAAGTCTTTACCAAAAGTATGTTTCCACCAGAGCAAGGCCTCCTCCGCCTGATTTTCACCTAAATTCAAAATTTTGTTAGGTATTTCTCCATAGAGATTTCCCGAAAGCACAATAATATTGTCTTTATATTGCTCAATTACACCTCTGTCAATCCTGGGTACATAGTAAAATCCATTCGTATAAGCGATGGAAGACATTTTAGCTAAATTATGGTACCCTTCTTTATTCTTAGCCAACATGACAATCTGGTATCCATTGTCTTTTCGTGTTTTATCTTTGTGATCTTCACAGACAAAAAACTCACAGCCAACTATAGGTTTAATAATAACTTCTGTAGGTTGTTCGCCTTTTTCGATAGCTTCTTTGTTCTTTGCCTCCGCTGCCTTATTATGATTAAGTACATTACTAACAAAATGAAAGGCTCCCATCATATTGGCGTGATCAGTAATAGCTACTGCAGGCATTTTATATTTAGCTGCAGCTTTAACCAAATCTGCCACAGAGATCGTAGACTGTAAGATGGAAAACTGTGTATGATTGTGTAAATGAACAAAATCAATTTCCTTAAGCTCTTCCTTATTTGCTTCAAGTTCTTTTTTAGATAAACCGTCTTCCTGTTCTGCCTGACGTTTTCTGATTTCATCCGAGGCCGCTTTTAAATTAACATGCCGCAAACCAACGGCTTCAATCGGTTCTGCATTATTGGCTCTAAATAACTCAAAATAGTCCTCTTGTACCTGTAATTCAGTGGCGGTGAAAACCTTCCTTTTGATGAGTTCCAGAAAACAACGTGCAGTTGCTTCCACATCGGCAGTTGCATTATGTGCTTCTGCAAAGGGTACACCGAATAAATATTCATGGAGTTCTGTTAGGTTTGGCAATTTAAATTTACCTCCCCTACCTCCTGGAAGCTGTAATAGATTTGCCGTAACTTCTGTACAGGTATCGAGTACCGGCTTTTCGGTTAGGGTATTAGCTACACTCATCCGATGGAGCTCACATCCCATAATATTGATATCAAAACCAATATTTTGGCCAACAACAAATGTCGATTTGCCGAGCGCTATATTAAATTTCTCCAATACGTCCATCAGTGGCATTCCCTGCTCCAACGCGAGTTCTGTAGAAATACCGTGAATTCGTTCAGCATCGTAAGGTATATTAAAACCATCCGGTTTAACGAGATAATCTTGATGTTCTACCAGATTACCCATTTCGTCATGCAGTTGCCACGCAATCTGTATACATCGAGGCCAATTATCAGTATCCGTAATCGGTGCGTCCCAACGTTTTGGTAAACCAGTTGTTTCAGTATCAAATATTAAGTACATAGCTAGTAATATATGGATTGAGCATTAAGAATATACAAAGCTACTGAAATTTGCCCTTTCCATAACAGTATTTCCACATAAAAAGTAGCAGAAATCAGGTGATAACTTTCGTTTGAAAATGCTTTCCTGTAATGCAAAAAAATGCTTAGGGCTAATTTGGAAATAAAATTCATTTTACATAAGTTTGATTGATTATTTCTATAAATCTAAACTATTGGGTATCAAACCAATTTGGTTTATATAACCTTATAATCGCATTCATTAAAAAGTGTAAAAAAGATCGAAGTGTTAAGAAGATTGTGCTATACCCTAACTGCTTTGCTTTACACAGCAATGACAACGTTAGCACAAGAGGTGTCAACGATCCATTTTCAACAATTAAGTGAGCAACATGGCCTATCCAATAACCATGTAAATGCCATAATAAAAGACGATAGTGGTTTTCTTTGGTTCGGAACTTCTGCTGGACTAAACAGATATGACGGTCAACAAATGAAAGTATTCCGTCATTCTAACAATAACCCTTCATCTATTAACGATAATAATATACAACGATTATTTATTGGTCCTCAAGGGAAGCTCTGGGTTAAAACGATAAAAGGTCTTAACGTTTATGATCAGGAAAAGGAAGTTTTTGAAAATAACAGTGACAGTATACTGGCTAGTTACGGAATTCCTTCAGGAATTATCAAGGATATACTGAAAGACGATCAAGGTTATTATTGGTTTCTACATGAAGAGGAAGGTTTGTTTCGTTACCATCCTAGAGATCGGAAATGCCGCCACTATCAAACCAATAAAAGCCAGCAGATTACTGGAATAGCAAATACAAAAGACCATACATTATACCTTATATATGCACAGGGCTTGATAGAAGAAGTGGCAAATAACACCTTAGTGAAAAAGACGCACTTTCAAGCGATATCGGCAGACCAGCAAGCCGACTACAAGTTATTCGTTGACCGGGACGGAGGCCTCTGGATTCACGCAGAAAATATTCCTCTGGGAGCCTATTACATACGTTCTAAAAATCATGAAACGGTGCACCTCCATCATACGAGTCAAAATGGCATGCTCAATAGTAATATGGTAAGCCATATCACGGAAGATGAAGATGGTTTAATATGGCTTGCTACTGATCATGGAGGAATTAATCTTATTGATAAAAAGACGCTTAAGACATATTACCTAACACACGATGAAAGCAATCCTAACAGCATCGCACAGAATAGCACGATCTCCATGCATAAGGACAGGGAGCATATCATCTGGATAGGGACATATAAACAGGGTATCAGCTACTATCATCAGCAAATGCACATGTTTCCGATGGTAAATCATCGGAAAAACTTGCCTTTCGATGATGTTAATAAATTTGTTGAAGACAAAAATGGAAATTTATGGATAGGTACCAATGGTGGAGGAATAATTTATTACGATAGGAAGCGCGAACAGTTCAGACAATATCTACATCAGTCCAACAGCCAGTTGGGCCTCAGCAGCAATATTGTAGTGAGTCTATTAAGCGATAACCAGCAGCGCTTATGGATAGGAACCTATCATGGTGGTTTAAATATATTTGACGGTAAGCAGTTCAAACATTATACCGGCGATTCTGAGGGGAATGGTTTAAACGACAATAGCATTTGGGAAATCTATCAGGATAGCAACGGTAAAATCTGGTTGGGTACTTTAGTTGGCGGACTGTATTACTATGAACCTGAACAGGATAATTTCATACCTGTAAAAAATGACGATATTTCCGCTTATGTCTCCGCTATCTGTGAAGATCACGACGGGAATTTGTGGGTAGGCGGCGCAGAAGGTATCGTCGTAATGAATCAAGCACTTCAAACAATAAACAAATATACAGCCAATTCGCCCTACAGGCAACCGATCAGTAATAACTATATCTCCGATATTTACCAAGATAGCCAGCACCGCATATGGATTGCCACCCAAGATGGTTTAAACCTGTTTCGACCTGGAGCGCACCCATCTTTTGTTGTTTACAAACAATCAGCTGGTTTACCCGATAATGTTATTTT
This Olivibacter sp. SDN3 DNA region includes the following protein-coding sequences:
- the dnaE gene encoding DNA polymerase III subunit alpha, coding for MYLIFDTETTGLPKRWDAPITDTDNWPRCIQIAWQLHDEMGNLVEHQDYLVKPDGFNIPYDAERIHGISTELALEQGMPLMDVLEKFNIALGKSTFVVGQNIGFDINIMGCELHRMSVANTLTEKPVLDTCTEVTANLLQLPGGRGGKFKLPNLTELHEYLFGVPFAEAHNATADVEATARCFLELIKRKVFTATELQVQEDYFELFRANNAEPIEAVGLRHVNLKAASDEIRKRQAEQEDGLSKKELEANKEELKEIDFVHLHNHTQFSILQSTISVADLVKAAAKYKMPAVAITDHANMMGAFHFVSNVLNHNKAAEAKNKEAIEKGEQPTEVIIKPIVGCEFFVCEDHKDKTRKDNGYQIVMLAKNKEGYHNLAKMSSIAYTNGFYYVPRIDRGVIEQYKDNIIVLSGNLYGEIPNKILNLGENQAEEALLWWKHTFGKDFYIEMMRHNQEDENRVNASLIELAKKHQVKLVATNNTYYINKEDAHAHDILLCVRDAEKLATPKGRGRGFRYGLPNEEYFFKPGEDMKKLFTDIPEAISNIQEIIDKVEVYSLYRNVLLPKFDIPEEFQVEGDNDDGGKRGENKYLRHLTYVGAEKRYEKITPEIRERLDFELQTIEKTGYPGYFLIVQDFIAAARDIGVSVGPGRGSAAGSAVAYCLGITNIDPIAYDLLFERFLNPDRVSMPDIDIDFDDEGRGRVMDYVINKYGANQVAQIITYGTMAAKSSIRDTARVLDLPLFEADKIAKLVPNLKLNKLFNMDAQALKSALRTEELEGVRELINLSNGNDVGAETIRQAKALEGSVRNTGIHACGVIITPDDITNFVPVSTAKDSELYVTQFDNSVVESAGLLKMDFLGLKTLTLIKDTVSLVKHTKGVELDPDNFPIDDIKTYELFQRGETVGIFQYESPGMQKYMKELKPTVFGDLIAMNALYRPGPLEYIPSFVRRKNGEEPITYDLEACEEYLQETYGITVYQEQVMLLSQKLAGFTKGEADVLRKAMGKKQRDVLDKMKPKFVQQAAENGHDAKVLEKIWKDWEAFASYAFNKSHSTCYAWVAYQTAYLKAHYPAEYMAAVLSNNMNDIKQISFFMEECKRMGLTVLGPDVNESFYKFTVNEQGAIRFGIGAVKGVGAGAVDTIVSNREEGKYQSIGDFARRSNPRTINKKVYESLVYSGAFDCFGMTRSQFFNVPEGMGHNGIERLIKYTNDYQYNKSNAAMSLFGGTSDADIPEPTLPPCQEWGLMEKLRHEKNVVSMYITGHPMDDYRLELAYFCQHKVSQLHLIDKMRGGAGKIKDNENEDPGIEVNDNGVEDIKTEFAKIKNKEMVLGGMVTAVYHGMTKTGKPYGRMTFEDYSDSYEMALFGEDYVKFRGFMNENYFLQIRGTVSERFRQQDNWEFKITAIQLLSELRDKMAKSISIQVPLHDLNQNFVENLQHIITKNQEEEVRNCQLKFILLDFEDKVSLEMPAKGLKVHLSNEFLEELKTLTGERGYKLN